CGTTCTGGATTGCCTCAAGGTACATATCTATCAACTTTCTGTATGTCGTCGATTTCAATACGCATATGATTAAATGACATTATTTTCAGGAGTTAACGTCTAAGGAAGCGTGCGTCACTGTGTGGTCTTTGTCTACCTTGGCCAATGCTTCGGGTCCATTGCCGGCTGGCCGTGCCGTGTTGCGAAGCTCGGCAGATGCGCGTCGTTTGAGAACTGCTTTAGGTGGTCTTACGGCTTGTGCTCAGGATGCTCAACAGAGAGCTTGGGCATTGCACGATGATAATCACTTCATCACTCAACATCTTCAAGAAGTCATAACTGTCCTAGTGAGTTAACTATAACTCTTATCTGACTAAAGATCTGTCTAGCTTCTTCAATTCAATCTGTTTATGGATGCTTAAAGTGGTACATTCCTATTAAAGGTCAAAAGACGGGTACTAATACTACTTTTAgtgatgtacgtacatatgtaacactAGGATGTAAAACTTCTAGCGAGACGTATCATTATCAGTCCGTAAATATCTAGGTACATCCAACGCGTTTCTACAGTTTCCTGTCTTTAACAATTCACAGCACGTATTCCTACAAACGCTCGTAATCTAAATGATCATCATGGATGTTGACGCGTtcattgtttttatgaattagtcacatttgtttattttttttgtaatgtcctGATCCAATAAAATtagctttttttttaacatttacagCCAAGTGCCGACGTGAGAGTTTCTCAGGATATTCTTTCAATGGAACAATACGAGTATGTTAATGCGTTGGTGCTCTTTTATCAAATGGAAACAAGATGGCATATCAGACAATTGTTAATTCAAGTAATTTGTgatataatagtatttttttatttaaattttattaattattatattataaagcaaattaatataaaatcttgCTTGGAATTTCTTTCAAATTATTTCTCACTCTAAATTAGATGCTAAAAATTTTAGGTTTTTGGGATCATGTGCGCTTTGGATCGTGAAGTGGTGAAAGTTCTTGGTGGATCCGTATTACCGAGGGAACTTGCACGAGACATGTTAGATAACCCTAAAGATACTCATCGTTTAGCCGCATCTTCTCGAATGTTGGTTGCTATTCTCTCCATGGCCGATCCGCTACCGATCACTCATTTTGGTTcgaaataattacaatatattgAGAGTATatcttttattacaatatttactacaatttgatatattttccaGAACAACTGGATGCTGATTTTGTTTCGTTCCTTTTGGATTTGATCGAAACCATTGCTGAAGTGGACGAAGATGAGCACGTTCCCGACCAGTTCATAACGTTGATACTCgcttataatttacaatttcaagACCCCGATAACAACTTTGTTTTGGAAGCTCTACAATCTCGCAATGATGCTAAAATATTCACTGAAAAACTTCTTCTCTTGCTGAACAGAGAAGGTGAACATTTCGAAtgaatcatttatatataaaacatgtgATGTTTTTGAATGACCGTTCGATTGTACCTTTTAGATGATCCTGTCAGAGTCTTGGACCATCCGTGTACGATACAACATTCCGTTTTAAAATTGGCTTTAGACACTTTCAGTCGCAGAACGACAGCTTCGTTGTTTTACACCAACGATACGCGTGTACTTTTAGACATCACCGTTCGTCAGTTGGCCGATCTATCCGCCGGCGACGAAGTGAGTATTCAACAATGCATCGACTCATATCCGTcgtattcaaattttcaaattgtgTTTTCATTTTAGCGACGTCGACTGTACTTGAAGCTTTGTTTGGGCATCCTCCGCCATACTGATTATAGTCATTGCCATCGACAAGCCGATCTTTTGAGATGCTTCACGAGGATATTTTGCGAGGAGGGAGAGGCCAGTGTCTGCGATCAGGCACTAGTTAGGACCATTTCGAATGAATTTCCGCAATATTTCAAAGCATAAATCGATTATGAAACATTCCTTCTGTTCCCATTGAACATATAGCAAAATGTCACATGTTCAATGTTAACGATTGATCGGTTCAAATGGAAACCATTGGAATTGTTACCATCATTGTATGAGATTTGGCGAAGCGAGTCTTCACAAATTCAAGTTGCAAGTTGAGGTTTCAGTTTTAACCGCTCATTTCGCTCTCATTCCACGCACTCGACAATTCAATGTTGATATATGAAACcctgttaattttaattttttttgatgtatacatatgtataagtcttATTTGCATTTACTTTGTGCCAAATAAGTAGGTAATATGCACCGCACAATTCTCATTGCACACTTGGAATTGGTTTGTTGATTGTCacataatattaatgaaatgtgtaatatttacattcgtCTTAAAAATGATACATTCTAGTCTAGTCTTTTCGAATTAAAACTTTATATTCGGCTGTTGCTGATTTAAGTTATGCtaaaatttatccatatttaACAACTTTTCCTTGTTGGTTTAAGTGCTTAACTGACAAATTTGCTTAagatatttgtatttacatattatatgtagttgtttattatttttcgttgTTTATTTGtgccatttacatatattacatagtaatcttttgatattttattttaaatttgcctTGAGATTTGCAATATCGATGGTAAATACTTAattctaatatgtatattataagtatgtatgtatgtatgcatacacaATACTTTTTGTATGTGATTagcaataatgaaaaaataaacttgtgAATTGGTTCCAGCATTCTTCTATTTTGTAtcaattgagccgttatatttgaaagttgtggaagtccaatttcagttccaaaaacactatttctgtttgacgtaattcacaaattgttatcatttcttttaattcgatatgtctagaatctccATAAAGTAGAataagcatatatacatatatacgtttatttaaggccactagtattttaaaatattattaaacgcaaaacatcatatttaatgTTAAGATATTTCTTGGAATGAAGAAAAGgaaacttatgccactttcaattataatggtTCAATTATCACAGTTTGGgttgaaaaataatcaaatatgaacaattatattcattttttttttattgaaatataatatgtaagatttttcttttcatttattatgtttaggaccaataaatttcatatatatttttttcagaaacttacatatttacatatagtacagatacatgcatatgtatttatttacaaaaatatatttctctgAATTCTACTGATTCATTAGTTTGACAATCATGTTGAATGTAGTATATGAAGCAATATCATTacagatctacatatattatataagaaaaaaaatctaaattacgtgttcgaaaaatatttatattattacattatgtacataatgtacatcatataaaaatgatatggTGGAGTTGATCAAAGATGAAACGCACTTCTTATTTATGTATGCgttttgtaatacatatttagttattactttattAAAGATGAAGTATATATTCTCAATATTCTCAATTAAAGAGGTTTATTAAAGATGAAGTATATATTCTCAATTAACTTTGTTAGGGCTAAAATCTAGATAATGTTCTTATTACTCATATAGCTACATATATCATTGTTTGCATAAGTTACGTTTTTGTCGATGAataataacacatacatatgtatccttATAAAACTTAAAGTTATGGCTCTTTTGACGCGTTTATTAAACATTGATTGAGGTTACAAAAAGATTTATGATGTTGATCCTAGTTAGATAAAATTGaagttttcaaaattattatatctGTTGGTAGCTTGTTATTCTTTCATATGATATACATGACATTATAGCAcaattaaaatatcaacttaCTTCTAGATAATTCATTGAATGTTTGTCTATTATAGAACGATGTTTATGATTTACGGTAGTTTTGTATAAATCGTTGTGTAGTGTACTCACATACTTTCTCTACTACTGCGTTGTAGTTCGAATGAATGTTTAAGTATTTGGGATTGTTCTCTATCGTTGTTGAATATTTAATCGAAAATGTGTTGTGCGTCAAGTGGAATGTGTTTTAGGAAACTTTTCGAATTTGTGCTATTACATTATACGTATTTATGCATAGGTGTACAGCAAAACTCTGCTTCAAATAGGAATTACATTCCAGTAAACATAAGCTTCGAGTTctatcatttatgtatgtgttattcATATATGCAAGTATTAACTTAAATAGTCTTATCGTTTGGCAAAAGATACTGTCTTTGCATTTGTGTTAAAATTTAGCGGTATCCAAACACTGATATGCTATTTTTTTGCTTTGTTATTAGTGAAAGGcctaatatataggtataatatgaattttaaaaaatgtattcgctacaaactctgtatatgttacaatccatttgtacatttcgttcgtttatgaacatactagtttatttATACACAAAGCAACCTGGCCAgctatagtgtacacaaaagaacaagttgacaaacgaactagtcttttcatgcacaaactattgggCATAAGAAAGTATTATGCATCTCAATCGTTTGTCGTTTGTAAGGGTGTGTACTTACCCTGGGTtggaatatttataatattaccgaaaacagaaattatagcaacgttttgATGCGGTTTCCATAGGACTTCCCATTtaaaatacttggcgttttcaCATCTGTAAGTGTTTTGTGatacctggtgagtctatttgaagatagtttTTGACTGTTacaactaaaaccaatagtccGTGCATGAACAagctagtatgttcatgaacgaacagagtgaacacttggactgtactGTAACATATGCATTGAAACTTTCCACATACTTTGAATGTacgtattaattatttaaaataataggaAATACCTTATTTCACtacttttaaaaatgttcaaaaaattaCTATTTACATTTGCTCTTAAGTAGCATCTTAAaacatattttgtaatgattctaaatacatattgtaacgGAAACCATGTTCAAAACCTCCCCAAATTTTATTCGATACTGTTGatggattatattattaatatgtatttaaattataatataatgatatatgGCTTTAGATCTTATACATTTGTCTTCATCTATTAAATGTGATtgtaattatattcatatatatgtacaagtgtaAACGTCTAGAatattgaatgtaatttttgaaatattgagtCTTAAAAAAAGGTAATGTACATCATGATGTTCGacctcgtttttttttatacaatcgaTATTTAAAAGGTTACAGTCAATATTTCAGACCTTCTATTACACCTAATATGCAAACTTGTGATCGTTGCAAATAGCTAACTGAGAATGGTGAGTTGTGATTAGTGTGCTTAATTTACTATatcacaaaattataaattaaggtCAATTCGATAATGTTAAGAAAATCACATCTCTGAAGAAAGCATTGGTTCTACGTTTGTATCAATGCTtatttacaaaatgaaaatgcagagcatttctaaattatatttacatagttgTCATAGAGATGAAAGCCAAAGTTAATGATTAATATTTGGATAAactcttatattataaatacatatgtatatgtaattttgctTGATCAATATAGTGCACTTATCGACTTTATTGTACTCCTCACATAAAATGTACCTTCATTAAATGATAtgttgaataaattatattttaaaataacctatattttaattaaagggAAAGAAAGGGCGATTGAAATAaatctgaatatttttaatgttttattgaatGTGCAAAATGTtaacaatcataaaaattcgttgaaaatttatattaatataatcctTAAAGATTCTTATACAATGATtgcttgaatatatgtacatgttataaagtaaaattatagcAAATAAATCCCATAATTAATATAATCATAGTGTTATTTAAAAGTAAACATAATGTAATGATAGCAAACCGGTGTTAcggttgaaaatatttatgttgagatatgtattttcaattcatTGGTGTTTGATTGTGGTTGATGTGAAATGATGGATGAGATTACGATGCTAGAAAAAGTTGATTAGAAATGATTTCGAAGTAGAAAAAACTCTTATAATTAAAATCCTTAAACTATTATTCTTCTGATTGTATCGCTTATTCTCCAGTCATCATCTCCATGAATTCTGTAACGATACCAATTAAATCAATGCTAGAATCAtaaattactaaataataaaacaccGAATAAATAATAGTTTACCATCAAAGTCAACGGTGCCGGAGCCATCAGAGTCAATCTCCTCAATCATCATATCGAGCTCATGTTCGGTGAGTTGGTCATCGAGCTCCCTGAGGATTTCTTTCAGGCATGAAGTGGGAATGTAACCATTTCCTATTGgacgaaattaaaatatttaatgtgtacaaTACCATAAAATAGATCAATAATGATCAAACAGCTACCTTCTTTATCATAAAGCCTGAAAGCTTCCCTCAACTCTTTTTGCATGGCTTCAGCATCTTCTTCAACGATGAACTTAGCGGCGAGGGTAACGAATTCTTCGAATTCAAGGCGGCCAGACTCTGAAAGTTTGATTTTAATTAGTTACTTGTTGTATAATTCGTTATCTTATATAATAactgtgtgcacataattgtggATTTGGTAAAGTATCGCAATTcagatcaacggaattaataatttaaatttaaaaattcttttatttgtCGGCCACTCATGTGAATGAATATGCCGCGTTCATTTCCACGACAtacgctccgtctctctttctccccttggaatcgtatatatatatcgtggaaagagaagCGGCATAGTGTGAGCTTTGcgcggatgcggtgcatccgctctaaaatcgccagacaaattgaacgacagattaacggacggctgctttaaacgcaattctcatcttctcgaatgatagattgcacatcagatgacgtttaacctttcgatgtgcacagatgaaattattaaaattgagttggatctttcaggcgagtttaataaggcaagattcgataagttccgaatcttgccttattaaactcgccagaaagatccaactcaattttaataattgcatctgtgcacatcgaaaggttactcgtcatctgatgtgcaatctatcattcgagaaaacgagaattacgtttaaagctgccgttctgttaatctggcgattttagagcggatgcaccaaacccgcttTGCGCATGTCACTGTACGAAGTACTCActcaccatgctccgtctctctttctccccttggaatcgtagaAAGAGACGtggcatataataataatatttaaaattaagttgatTAGCTGTcattaaatgttaatttttttcgattaaaatagattaaataaaaaaaaacaaatgaatttttacttATAGAtgagccatgtttaagcggtttatatcacaaatatcgagcgaagctGGGTGTAACCACAATGtacatctaatgtataatttcgaaagagactttgtatgtaagtaagtatataaatatgttatgtTAGTTGGTAacatttttccgattcaaataaatttaataaaaaaacaaatgaatattttagattcgccatgtttaagctgtttatatatgtatgaattacaaacactgagcaaagccggataaaacaactagtaatttatttatattttatatttatatattatcttagctatcacgctgatttaaaaatacaccttaattacttaactcttaaatttataattaacttatatgtactattCCTCatagaggtgtctcttcgcaccttgcaagaatgcatccatggtcttagcagacctgatgcactcagggagggcattatacatgagcacacccctgtgaaaaacacccccagttgtcttattttttcttactctacttacaactagtttgtccttatttctagtataaaaactttatgtttatctctattccttattatattatataatcatcaaagtacttaggcaataacttatgatctaacttataaacaaaagacaatgtactaatatttataaatgaaataaactcACTATCGGCATCAACTTCTTCAATGAGTTCTTCCAAGATGCGTTTGTTGAAGGGTTGACCCATCAAACGCAAGATGTCAGCAACCATATCGCAAGAGATGCTCCCGCTGCGGCTGGTGTCGAAGCCATTGAAAGCCTTCTGGAGgactgaaaaaaatacaataaaaatatgtaaaatgtcgCGTATTTTCAGTGCCGTTGAAGCGACCGGAAGCAGTGGCGCTCGGTGAAggcgttattaaaaaaattatgtgttaATGTTGTTTTCATTCCGTAGCATTTGACAATGTTCTGTACGATTTGGATTACGGCCAGAGGACACTTTTGATTCCGTCCACCCGCGACAATTAGCATATTCAGATCGGTGTATAAATTGAAATACGCGACAAAAAACCAATATTACTTGTCCAAGCACTGCGGTGACATTTTATTTTCGCATAAAACAAAGAGTTCGATTCTGCGAAGCGAAACACACCTCGCCACAGAAATAGCatcttaaaaaacaaaaatattattttttatcatcggtgttattgttttaaaatcggctcaagtactacatatatataagcttTGATGAATTTCAACgtttcattgttaaaatttattgtgCTTAACATTTCGAATAATATGAATTCCACAGTGATTTAACGTTCAGCACATTCTAACACGTAAATCTGATAGTGTTTTGACATTATCGTATTATCAATCGAGCGTTTATCACAGtccttattattaaataatcaagTGTGAGAAAGATTTACAATACGAACGCACTTAATACAACAAAgtctttgttttcatttttttaatacgtcGAAATGGTTCGAAACTATTGTGTTCAGTATACAAGCGAAAACTAGCATAGTCGTCGGGCAAATAAAAAGGTTGATTTGTGGTCTATGAGAATTAAATTTAGCATGATGAATATTTcatttggaaaattattttacagCGCCGTTTTGCATATTAAATCTGATTTATGATATTgccgattattatttattaactacCACCGCGTAATATTTTCTCAACGACTGTTTCGACTGAAAGAATTTGTTTTTCATTGATCTTGACGTATATATTTCGATAGAAAAAAACTGATAGGGACAACGCCcacaattacaaaataaataaataaaacgccaGAGACGACATGTCGCCATCCACCTGTTGTCTCGAGCTAgcaaaatctatttttattactcGATAATTATAATTACCAAGATGCATAGTAACACTTCAAGCTTTATGCATTGTATAGGTAACAGTCAAAGTGTttactccggttcgttcatgaacatactaggttgttcatatacgaactattggttttagttcaAGCGCTAACAGTTATAAACTTTCTTCAAATTTTCTCTAACtgtcaaaacattttatttattattttttatacagatATACccatcttttttttctttttttacacgcatctatagtcaaacattgtatgatttttatgctttttacacaaaaaatggttcactattgacAACTATGATTTTTTGCTCTCTCGCTTTGTAAACTATTGGAGCGCTCTATTGTTATTATACAAGCTCCCAGCCAACGCCGAAGACtaattgtaagtattattcaaggccaattacaaacttgGATTAACAATCATGGagaaatttacagcattttataaatcagcaaattcaagatgctgtaaactcgaattttgctaGAAATAGGACAGGCTCGCTAATTTGTtcgaactgtttcaatgaaatcagataaaaaatcaaactctgataggaaatgatcgaccttagagtcacatattcaaggtctggccagcggcATAAAGTCAGGTATTGAACCCGCGACCACActattgaaagcattacacgctaaccactgatctatgctgctggttaatatgcaATCTCAaaacttcaaatatttaaaagggaaatcctacGGAAACCGCATTAAAACGTTGCTATATTTCCCGTTtttgctaatattaaaaatattgtagccCATAGAaagcatacgtatgtacatagaggatgagacaaacgattgagaatacttatgcctgatagtttgtgcatgaacaacctacatatgtatttcttttgccaatttgttcttttgtgtacaccaTAACTGGCCACATTGGTATGAAAAAACTAGTACAttcgaaatgtacacttggactgtaacatgtatattttatattcgttATATATCTTCGATGAGTCTCGATATACCAGACGTCATTTATAACGTCATTAGCGTGGATAATCAAGGTCTTGCGAtgctgaaaatatttatttcaagccTAGTGACGTAAGTGAAACAATTCCCAATGACTGACAGCAAAGACAACATTGACCATATGCCGGCGTGACAGTAactgtatattttcaaatatacgaAATTTACCAGTCATCGACGTCTAAATTGAAGattttattggtatttttttagGTAACGTATCATAAACAACGCTTTTCTAAAACTTTTGGCTTTTTCGCTagctgtatgtatgtgttttgcgATTGAACGCCGAGATTGTTTATTTTAGtatggataaaaaaaaaacagtttttataTATTCAGCTGATGAACGTTTACAATCGTTATTTGATCGCCAAGAAAGATTAAACAGAAAGGCGAAATCAGAACCAGGTGTATTTCAGCTTTGAGAAAATGGAAAATTCAATATGGCCAAAAATAGGCttcataattaatacaaatcaaAATTCGGCCGCAAAATCAATTTACAGCGACAGAGTGTTTATTACATAACACGTCAATATTTACCCCCCAACAAACGGTTAACGTAAATAAGTGCGAAAAGCTGTGCGTTTCCCTTTGGCCGCATTCCAAATCACCATTTACCTGTTCCGAATTAtttatgcgaaaattcaaaatgaatgaGTCGTTTTGTGATGTGACATTATAATAGCGGTACGTGacgattgggcgcccaggacgattgggcgatcagtgttactcgccactgcgacaattggacgacgagactggcggacactgcgtcaattgggccctgcgtcaattgggcgcccatcgcactgggcgatcatcgactggccgacggcgaccgggcgaccagggcgcgtgggcgaccaccgacacggcccgctggtgaagtggtcgccaagcttacgtaaactctgcgttttgcaaggaacgaccgcgaacggagcgttataggaatttccgatgcaccgacaaatattctacctacatacatatgctttataccgctttatttttcgtttcagttttaccaatttttcgtaacaacacgaatcatactattaatttttttcgctatattatattacatttgctggaattttatattaaacgtacttttataaatacatgtgtagcaccttttcacaaaaaataattgtaagatgacaaatcatatgtacctacatattctccaaaataatataaaagaaaaatgatcgattgaatctttcgcgcagtgcttttagttttttttcaaatggacacacttttttttcttttaaatgttatatttcagttttatcaattggataaattcacactctattctcaattttctcaacactgtattagttatacataataacaaaatattttctaatagcgattctcaaagttttcaagattatattttttttcaatgatgaaatacgtttacgaaaaaaaagcgcatacttaaattcgttcgcggagctcgaataatttttttcggcttttcccataattaaattattacattgtttacgattcgcagaggcaattctcgaaaaaaatagctttttaaagtaattttaaacatctcccgttctatggttattgttgaaaattacattgagccacaaaaaatcacgttttttagttaccagagcggagactaaccaatctttactaactttgacccactgaattcgaatatgatattgatttttgctggttggtgattgtttacgagatatgagcgtttaaaaaaatgcgcgatttttacagttttttggcttttgcggtctttaactcaaaacctagtattgctgtgctcaaagtgagtattggaatcaatagtcagatgtttttcctatttatttgtgatattgcattgctttaaaatacttataattaattgtctagcgaattttaaaagtcaaaaaaatatttttttacggattttttctccgtgctattttgcatttatttggcaatttttttatttcacctcgtttataaggattggttttctatttcaatattttttatttttatctaaacgtactaactcgagcggtaattgcaatttaaatgctttcgtttttgttgctcagtgttattatagtcacattaaaatctatatgatagtttatagtaattaaggctcatttcgtttatcaataatttaataaggtatatttttactaattaatatctttcgcttttgtaaattcgaaacatacatacatatgtataacgaattatgtttacatctataactgtcatccagcgctcatctgttcatctaatgtataatttctttaataatattttatgcgtataaaatattacaaagaccttacaagaaattatatattttcaaatatttggaccgaatgaacgaactcattcaaaacgtttttttttttactatgagtggcagttttattgcctaaagataaataataccgcgtctcataggctaggctagagatgctctgcaagtcattttgataaaagagttctcaaaacgacttttgacaactgtttctcgaactactttttttcttgattgttttacatgacatgttatacatacatacatatgtaaggtttttcaac
This genomic interval from Arctopsyche grandis isolate Sample6627 chromosome 8, ASM5162203v2, whole genome shotgun sequence contains the following:
- the LOC143915977 gene encoding troponin C-like → MDELPPEQIAVLQKAFNGFDTSRSGSISCDMVADILRLMGQPFNKRILEELIEEVDADKSGRLEFEEFVTLAAKFIVEEDAEAMQKELREAFRLYDKEGNGYIPTSCLKEILRELDDQLTEHELDMMIEEIDSDGSGTVDFDEFMEMMTGE
- the LOC143915390 gene encoding NCK-interacting protein with SH3 domain, with the translated sequence MAVEDNFDMLKAMYNFEATLAKTLSFQEGDHFILHQSSTKQRNWWQVININGQIGFVPSNYVTNIKVEPSFMVDFLNECITQVNSDPSPEKQELLVQLLEKQQQIEQILKPSSKKHAPQPPSDVNHHVGNGNAHKPADDTVTVDETMNNGSIPSEIHVHTESPTPYNNGHISHENNKEEHTQDRLHNSQSVTEQLVTTDSSEGNRGRSPHRSQSSPSMQTPASIIHSNEALAHALYSMVERVRRDTQLSHDLSRIAVSTVLDCLKELTSKEACVTVWSLSTLANASGPLPAGRAVLRSSADARRLRTALGGLTACAQDAQQRAWALHDDNHFITQHLQEVITVLPSADVRVSQDILSMEQYEYVNALVLFYQMETRWHIRQLLIQVFGIMCALDREVVKVLGGSVLPRELARDMLDNPKDTHRLAASSRMLVAILSMADPLPITHFEQLDADFVSFLLDLIETIAEVDEDEHVPDQFITLILAYNLQFQDPDNNFVLEALQSRNDAKIFTEKLLLLLNREDDPVRVLDHPCTIQHSVLKLALDTFSRRTTASLFYTNDTRVLLDITVRQLADLSAGDERRRLYLKLCLGILRHTDYSHCHRQADLLRCFTRIFCEEGEASVCDQALVRTISNEFPQYFKA